From a single Pseudophryne corroboree isolate aPseCor3 chromosome 6, aPseCor3.hap2, whole genome shotgun sequence genomic region:
- the LOC134935420 gene encoding uncharacterized protein LOC134935420 yields the protein MQLVADVQQGQDPSNVQRVHTLASEITSRQDTYTNVVGTRLDTIEKIMEQMANGLVEMQKAHADSTAEMQKTRREDHRETMDILHILATSINRLVENTSCLAHSIDNMSESQRHSASSQQIIATTLQMMYDKLPEPAHQHAGEPPLPPSQATWTPPSLPPPPSWYRRSQLYQGYTGMYPTHQMPPPPTPATTSTPARPPRPSQHTPQPPRASTPHQEEEEDPDGQPP from the coding sequence atgcaattggtggcagacgtacagcaagggcaggatccctcaaatgttcagagggtacacaccctggcatccgagattacttcccgccaggatacttacacgaatgtcgttggaaccagactggacaccattgagaagataatggagcagatggcaaacggtctggttgaaatgcaaaaggctcatgccgacagcacggccgaaatgcaaaagaccagacgagaagatcacagggagactatggacatccttcacattctggccacatccatcaaccggctggtggagaacacatcatgcctggcacacagcattgacaacatgtcggagagccaacgacattcggcatccagccaacagatcatcgcaaccacactgcagatgatgtacgataagctcccagagccagctcatcaacacgctggtgaaccaccacttccgccatcacaagccacatggacgcctccttcccttcctccaccaccatcctggtatagacggtcacagctgtaccaaggatatacagggatgtaccccacccaccagatgcctccaccaccaacaccggccacaacatctacacccgcacggccaccgaggccaagtcaacacactcctcagccgcccagggcatcgacgccccatcaggaggaagaagaggatccggacggacaaccaccataa